One Paracidovorax avenae ATCC 19860 genomic region harbors:
- the bioD gene encoding dethiobiotin synthase, translated as MIGCFVTGTDTGVGKTLASAGLLHALARHHARVVGMKAIAAGAEPIGPGGTLANEDVLALRAASTVQVAPALDNPVLLPDPLSPHIAARRAGTRIDIAAIVQACGALAAQADAVVVEGAGGFHVPLSDTETGADLAQALGLPVVLVVGLRLGCLSHAALTADAIRARGLPLAGWIASRIDPAMLAAEDNIAWLRQRLQAPLLADIPHQRQPDPRATPFTLPDSWTTPSA; from the coding sequence ATGATCGGCTGCTTCGTCACCGGCACCGACACCGGCGTGGGCAAGACGCTCGCCAGCGCCGGCCTGCTGCATGCGCTCGCGCGCCACCATGCGCGCGTGGTGGGCATGAAGGCCATCGCCGCGGGCGCGGAGCCCATCGGCCCCGGCGGCACGCTCGCCAACGAGGATGTGCTGGCCCTGCGCGCCGCCTCCACGGTCCAGGTGGCGCCCGCGCTGGACAATCCCGTGCTGCTGCCCGACCCGCTCTCGCCGCACATCGCCGCGCGGCGTGCGGGCACGCGCATCGATATCGCCGCCATCGTGCAGGCCTGCGGAGCACTCGCTGCGCAGGCCGATGCCGTCGTGGTGGAAGGTGCCGGCGGCTTCCACGTGCCGCTCTCGGACACCGAGACTGGCGCCGACCTGGCCCAGGCGCTCGGCCTGCCGGTGGTGCTCGTCGTGGGCCTGCGCCTGGGGTGCCTCAGCCACGCGGCACTCACGGCCGATGCCATCCGCGCGCGCGGATTGCCCCTGGCCGGCTGGATCGCCAGCCGCATCGACCCTGCCATGCTGGCGGCGGAGGACAATATCGCCTGGCTGCGGCAGCGCCTGCAGGCGCCCCTGCTCGCCGACATACCGCACCAGCGGCAGCCCGACCCGCGCGCCACGCCGTTCACGCTGCCCGATTCCTGGACCACGCCTTCCGCATGA
- the bioF gene encoding 8-amino-7-oxononanoate synthase, with translation MTTFPFAPSWLDELPARLAELDAVHLRRRRRAVRPLQGAHLDVDGQPMLAFCSNDYLGLASHPELADAACAGAREFGVGSGGSPLVSGHSQANAALEDDLARFVQLPRALYFYAGYATNIGIVPALVGAGDALFSDALNHACLIDGARLSRATIHRYPHGDLGALEAQLAASPARRKLVVSDAVFSMDGDVADIRTLHALCERHDALLLLDDAHGFGVLGPQGRGALAEAGLTGPRASQRVLYMATLGKAAGAAGAFVAGSEVLIEWLLQKTRSYIFATAAPALLARTLQASLGLIERGDALRAHLDARIAQLRAGLAPVLQDTHWELGTSRTAVQALVIGANDEALAAMEALRARGLWVPAIRPPTVPEGTARLRIALSAAHTEADVARLVDALADIAPTARSVLPQEAAA, from the coding sequence ATGACGACCTTTCCCTTCGCTCCCTCCTGGCTCGACGAACTGCCCGCCCGCCTGGCGGAACTCGACGCCGTCCACCTGCGCCGCCGCCGGCGCGCGGTACGGCCGCTGCAGGGCGCGCACCTGGATGTGGACGGGCAGCCCATGCTGGCCTTCTGCAGCAATGACTACCTGGGGCTGGCCAGCCATCCCGAACTCGCCGACGCCGCCTGCGCGGGTGCACGGGAATTCGGCGTGGGATCGGGCGGCTCTCCGCTGGTGAGCGGCCACAGCCAGGCCAATGCCGCGCTCGAGGACGACCTCGCACGCTTCGTGCAGCTGCCCCGGGCGCTCTACTTCTACGCCGGCTACGCGACCAACATCGGCATCGTGCCGGCGCTGGTCGGCGCGGGCGACGCGCTGTTCTCGGATGCGCTCAACCACGCCTGCCTGATCGACGGGGCACGCCTTTCGCGCGCCACGATCCACCGCTACCCCCACGGCGACCTCGGGGCGCTAGAGGCCCAGCTTGCGGCCAGTCCCGCACGGCGCAAGCTCGTGGTCAGCGATGCCGTCTTCAGCATGGACGGCGACGTCGCAGACATCCGCACGCTGCATGCGCTCTGCGAGCGCCACGACGCCCTGCTGCTGCTCGACGATGCCCACGGCTTCGGCGTGCTAGGACCGCAGGGCCGCGGTGCCCTCGCCGAAGCGGGCCTGACCGGGCCGCGGGCGTCGCAGCGCGTGCTCTACATGGCCACGCTGGGCAAGGCGGCAGGCGCTGCCGGGGCCTTCGTGGCCGGCAGCGAGGTCCTCATCGAATGGCTGCTGCAGAAAACGCGCAGCTACATCTTCGCCACTGCCGCGCCCGCGCTGCTGGCGCGCACGCTCCAGGCCAGCCTCGGCCTCATCGAGCGCGGGGATGCGCTGCGCGCGCATCTCGACGCCCGCATCGCACAGCTGCGCGCGGGCCTCGCTCCCGTGCTGCAGGACACGCACTGGGAACTGGGCACGTCGCGCACTGCCGTCCAGGCGCTTGTGATCGGTGCCAACGACGAGGCGCTGGCCGCCATGGAAGCGCTGCGCGCGCGGGGCCTGTGGGTGCCCGCGATCCGGCCGCCGACGGTACCGGAGGGCACGGCGCGGCTGCGCATCGCCCTGTCTGCGGCCCACACCGAGGCGGACGTGGCACGGCTCGTGGATGCGCTGGCCGACATCGCCCCGACTGCCCGGTCCGTACTGCCCCAGGAGGCCGCCGCATGA
- the queE gene encoding 7-carboxy-7-deazaguanine synthase yields the protein MTYSVKEIFYTLQGEGGQAGMPAVFCRFAGCNLWSGREEDRSSAICRFCDTDFVGTDGTLGGKYAQADALADVIAAQWPAHDADHRLVVLTGGEPLLQLDTPLIDALHARGMRIAVESNGTVAAPPGIDWLCVSPKAGAPWVQRAGQELKLVWPQPGFDLAELENATRFEHRFLQPMDGPEQAANTSLCIAACMERPAWRLSLQTHKLTGIR from the coding sequence ATGACCTACAGCGTCAAGGAAATCTTCTACACCCTGCAGGGCGAAGGCGGCCAGGCCGGCATGCCCGCCGTGTTCTGCCGCTTCGCCGGCTGCAACCTCTGGAGCGGCCGCGAAGAAGACAGGAGCAGCGCCATCTGCCGCTTCTGCGATACCGACTTCGTCGGCACCGATGGCACGCTGGGCGGCAAGTACGCGCAGGCCGATGCGCTGGCCGACGTGATCGCCGCGCAATGGCCGGCGCACGATGCCGACCACCGGCTGGTGGTGCTGACCGGCGGCGAGCCGCTGCTGCAGCTCGACACCCCGCTCATCGACGCGCTGCACGCCCGGGGCATGCGCATCGCGGTGGAAAGCAACGGCACCGTCGCCGCCCCGCCCGGCATCGACTGGCTCTGCGTGAGCCCCAAGGCGGGCGCGCCCTGGGTGCAGCGCGCAGGCCAGGAACTCAAGCTGGTCTGGCCGCAACCCGGCTTCGACCTCGCGGAACTCGAAAACGCGACCCGCTTCGAACATCGCTTCCTGCAGCCCATGGACGGGCCCGAGCAGGCCGCCAACACCAGCCTGTGCATCGCCGCCTGCATGGAGCGGCCCGCCTGGCGCCTGAGCCTGCAGACCCACAAACTCACGGGCATCCGCTGA
- a CDS encoding 6-pyruvoyl trahydropterin synthase family protein — translation MLFTVHQRFFFDAAHTLQREIEAEGSRRIHGHTYHAEISVTGPRHPATGMVIDLGHLRARCAQLRERLDHHLLDEVPGLGPATLENLCVFIADALGDLDPPPSRVRVWRDAVGDGCVLDLALPRG, via the coding sequence ATGCTGTTCACCGTCCACCAACGCTTCTTCTTCGATGCCGCGCACACGCTGCAGCGCGAAATCGAAGCCGAAGGCAGCCGCCGCATCCACGGCCACACCTACCACGCGGAGATTTCCGTCACCGGCCCGCGCCATCCTGCCACGGGCATGGTGATCGACCTGGGCCACCTGCGCGCGCGCTGCGCCCAGCTGCGCGAGCGCCTGGACCACCACCTCCTCGACGAAGTGCCGGGCCTGGGCCCCGCCACGCTCGAGAATCTCTGCGTGTTCATCGCCGATGCGCTCGGCGACCTCGATCCGCCGCCCAGCCGGGTGCGGGTCTGGCGCGATGCCGTCGGCGACGGCTGCGTGCTCGACCTGGCGCTCCCGCGCGGCTGA
- a CDS encoding 5-carboxymethyl-2-hydroxymuconate Delta-isomerase, producing MPHLVIEYSDNLRPFPEAQVLEAVNASLTASPEILAESDLKSRFTTAERFAIGTQPAGRAFVHAQLRLLSGRTPEAKQDLAGRVGAVLREHTPRPAGVMVQLSVEIVDMDRASYVKEKL from the coding sequence ATGCCCCATCTCGTCATCGAATACAGCGACAACCTGCGCCCCTTCCCCGAAGCGCAAGTGCTGGAGGCAGTGAATGCCTCCCTCACTGCCAGCCCCGAGATCCTGGCCGAATCCGACCTCAAGAGCCGTTTCACCACCGCCGAGCGGTTCGCCATCGGCACGCAGCCAGCCGGGCGCGCCTTCGTGCATGCGCAACTGCGCCTGCTCTCCGGCCGCACGCCCGAAGCCAAGCAGGACCTGGCCGGCCGTGTCGGTGCGGTCCTGCGCGAGCACACGCCCAGGCCTGCCGGCGTGATGGTCCAGCTCAGCGTCGAGATCGTGGACATGGACCGTGCGTCCTACGTCAAGGAAAAGCTCTGA